In one Bradyrhizobium sp. 4 genomic region, the following are encoded:
- a CDS encoding GMC family oxidoreductase N-terminal domain-containing protein: MYDVIVVGGGSAGAAVAARLSEDPARRVLLLEAGLDWRADEAPWEVMTPNPIPIIHKREYQEKWQWPDLLTRRVAGQEPRFYWRGKGLGGSSMMNGQIAIRGVADAFDEWAANGCTGWSAKDVMPLFSVIEDDLEFGDEACHGRGGPLPVYRAPPDKWGPIDRGLRDAALASGYPWCADVNGPDGEGVACYPINSRDSRRITTNEGYLEPARGRANLEIRGHALVDRVLISDGRATGLRVHIEGQGTSEISARQIVLCAGAIHSPAILLRSGIGPADELKAMGIAVERDLPVGKHFFDHPLFRATIQLQENLRPTDPDTRHTNCCVTYSSGLADGGKRDMILIAFNHRGIGVPGAIGAGLFNAYSRGTLKLASTDPAIDPVVEENMLADPRDMLRMKDAVKRLAVITAQPALSGTTDWIRLADTDLTLPQAAALPDHELDALLRRETGDIQHAAGSCRMTGVNDADGVVNLDGTVKGIAGLRVADASIMPSDCRANTHFTTVVIGEAIARMMMR; encoded by the coding sequence ATGTACGATGTCATTGTTGTCGGCGGCGGCTCAGCCGGCGCCGCTGTTGCGGCACGGCTCTCGGAAGATCCCGCGCGGCGCGTCCTGCTGCTCGAGGCGGGCCTCGATTGGCGCGCCGACGAGGCGCCTTGGGAAGTGATGACGCCAAATCCCATCCCGATCATCCACAAGCGCGAGTACCAGGAGAAATGGCAATGGCCGGATCTTCTGACGCGCCGTGTGGCCGGCCAGGAGCCGCGCTTCTACTGGCGCGGCAAGGGGCTCGGCGGCTCCTCGATGATGAACGGTCAGATCGCGATCCGGGGCGTTGCGGACGCGTTCGACGAATGGGCCGCCAATGGCTGCACCGGCTGGTCGGCCAAGGACGTGATGCCGCTGTTCTCTGTGATCGAGGATGATCTGGAATTCGGCGACGAGGCCTGCCACGGACGCGGTGGACCGCTGCCGGTCTATCGCGCGCCGCCGGACAAATGGGGACCGATCGATCGCGGCTTGCGCGATGCGGCGCTGGCGAGCGGCTATCCCTGGTGCGCCGACGTCAACGGCCCGGACGGCGAGGGGGTCGCCTGCTATCCCATCAACAGCCGCGACAGCCGCCGCATCACCACCAACGAGGGTTATCTGGAGCCCGCGCGGGGCCGCGCCAATCTGGAAATTCGCGGGCATGCGCTGGTCGACCGCGTGCTGATCAGTGATGGACGGGCGACCGGCCTTCGCGTTCACATCGAGGGGCAGGGCACCAGCGAGATCAGCGCGCGCCAGATCGTGCTGTGCGCCGGCGCCATCCACAGTCCGGCAATCCTGCTGCGCTCGGGCATTGGACCTGCGGATGAGCTGAAGGCGATGGGGATCGCGGTCGAGCGCGACCTGCCGGTCGGCAAGCACTTCTTCGACCACCCGCTATTTCGCGCCACGATCCAGCTCCAGGAAAATCTGCGGCCCACAGATCCCGACACCCGCCACACCAATTGCTGCGTGACCTATTCGTCGGGCCTCGCCGACGGCGGCAAGCGCGACATGATCCTGATCGCCTTCAACCACCGCGGCATCGGCGTGCCGGGCGCGATCGGCGCCGGGCTGTTCAATGCCTATTCGCGTGGCACGCTCAAGCTGGCCTCGACCGACCCCGCGATCGATCCTGTGGTCGAGGAGAACATGCTGGCCGATCCCCGCGACATGCTGCGTATGAAGGATGCGGTGAAACGGCTGGCCGTGATCACCGCCCAGCCGGCGCTATCGGGCACCACGGACTGGATCCGGCTCGCCGACACGGATTTGACGCTGCCGCAGGCTGCGGCCTTGCCCGATCACGAGCTCGACGCGCTGCTGCGCCGTGAGACCGGCGATATCCAGCACGCCGCCGGCAGTTGCCGGATGACTGGTGTCAACGACGCCGACGGTGTGGTCAACCTTGACGGCACGGTGAAGGGTATCGCGGGCCTGCGC
- a CDS encoding ABC transporter substrate-binding protein, which produces MSKLKAFIPALFALALTAPPAHAAGNLVAVLEAEIVTLDPHFSTAYITRTFGYMVFDTLFAKDSKGEIKPQMVQDWKVSADGLIYSFTLREGLRWHDGQPVTAADCVASLRRWGTRSALGRRIFAITASLEPTDVKTFVLTLKEPSGLVIDALGNPVSPVAFMMPERIAKTPGDQRITEIVGSGPFVYSKADHRTGDRMILKKFADYVPRPEPADFLAGGKRVNIDTLEIRVIPDGATAASALQAGEVDFMQYAPFDLLPTMEKNSRVKLVNFTGGNMFAGAYRLNAASKPFDDPAIRRVLWKLVDQREVLDALGLDAKYAAPCATYFTCGTTYDSKAGTEAAAKPSIEAAKAALKATKYAGEPVVVMEANDLEAPRVSAQVLAERLKQAGFNVDLQVMDWASVLARRAKKEGWSVYGVHAGGFDLGSPLTNVMVAFNCADFTGWQCDARITPLMEAFAKAPAEEDRKKIAGEIQTVMYDQAPAIPWGQFAQPAASRATLRGLIPSAIPVFWNVEK; this is translated from the coding sequence ATGTCCAAACTGAAGGCTTTCATTCCGGCGCTGTTCGCCTTGGCGCTGACCGCGCCGCCCGCGCATGCCGCAGGCAACCTCGTCGCGGTGCTCGAGGCCGAGATCGTCACGCTCGATCCGCATTTCTCCACAGCCTATATTACGCGCACGTTCGGCTACATGGTGTTCGACACGCTGTTTGCGAAGGATTCCAAAGGCGAGATCAAGCCGCAGATGGTGCAGGACTGGAAGGTCTCGGCCGATGGCCTGATCTACAGTTTCACGCTGCGCGAGGGCCTGAGATGGCATGACGGCCAGCCGGTCACGGCCGCCGATTGCGTCGCCTCGCTGCGCCGCTGGGGCACCCGCAGTGCGCTCGGCCGCCGCATCTTCGCGATCACGGCCTCGCTCGAACCGACCGACGTAAAAACCTTCGTGCTGACGCTGAAGGAGCCGTCTGGTCTCGTCATCGACGCGCTCGGCAATCCCGTCAGTCCGGTCGCTTTCATGATGCCCGAGCGCATTGCCAAAACGCCCGGCGACCAGCGCATCACCGAGATCGTCGGCTCCGGCCCGTTCGTCTACAGCAAGGCCGATCACCGCACCGGCGATCGCATGATCCTGAAGAAGTTCGCCGACTACGTGCCGCGGCCCGAGCCTGCCGACTTCCTCGCCGGCGGCAAGCGCGTCAACATCGACACGCTCGAGATCCGTGTCATCCCGGATGGCGCGACCGCAGCCTCCGCGCTGCAGGCCGGCGAGGTCGATTTCATGCAATACGCGCCGTTCGATCTGCTGCCGACCATGGAAAAGAACTCACGGGTCAAACTCGTCAATTTCACCGGCGGCAACATGTTCGCGGGCGCCTATCGCCTCAACGCCGCATCCAAGCCGTTCGACGATCCCGCCATCAGGCGCGTGCTGTGGAAGCTGGTCGATCAGCGTGAGGTGCTGGATGCGCTCGGCCTGGACGCCAAATACGCGGCGCCTTGCGCGACGTACTTCACCTGCGGCACCACCTATGACAGCAAGGCCGGTACCGAGGCTGCCGCCAAGCCGTCGATCGAAGCAGCGAAGGCCGCGCTGAAGGCAACGAAATATGCCGGCGAGCCGGTCGTCGTCATGGAGGCCAATGACCTCGAAGCCCCGCGCGTCTCGGCGCAGGTGCTGGCCGAGCGGCTGAAGCAGGCCGGCTTCAACGTCGACCTCCAGGTGATGGACTGGGCGAGCGTGCTGGCGCGTCGCGCCAAGAAGGAGGGCTGGAGCGTCTATGGCGTCCACGCCGGCGGTTTTGACCTCGGCTCGCCCTTGACCAACGTCATGGTCGCCTTCAACTGCGCCGATTTCACCGGCTGGCAATGCGATGCGCGCATCACACCGCTGATGGAGGCCTTTGCCAAGGCGCCCGCCGAGGAGGATCGCAAGAAGATCGCAGGCGAGATCCAGACCGTCATGTACGATCAGGCACCCGCGATACCGTGGGGCCAGTTCGCCCAGCCCGCCGCCTCTCGCGCCACCTTGCGCGGTCTGATACCGTCCGCCATCCCGGTGTTCTGGAACGTCGAGAAGTAG
- the parC gene encoding DNA topoisomerase IV subunit A, with product MGKRLIPPEEPAEIHEVPLREALEERYLAYALSTIMHRALPDARDGLKPVHRRILYGMRLLRLDPGTAFKKSAKIVGDVMGSFHPHGDQAIYDAMVRLAQDFSSRYPLVDGQGNFGNIDGDNPAAYRYTEARMTDVARLLLDGIDEDGVEFRPNYDGQSKEPIVLPGGFPNLLANGAQGIAVGMATSIPPHNAAELCDAALHLIEKPDAKSRALLKWVKGPDFPTGGICVDSKQAIAEAYTTGRGSFRVRSRWEQEEGARGTWVVVVTEIPFLVQKSRLIEKIAELLDQKKLPLVGDIRDESAEDVRIVIEPKSKNVDPALMMESLFRLTELENKIPLNLNVLIKGRVPKVVGLAECLREWLDHLRDVLIRRSNYRKTQIENRLEVLGGYLIAFLNIDEVIRIIRTEDEPKPVLMKTFKLTEVQAEAILDMRLRRLRKLEEMEIRTEDKNLRNELKGINAILASEPEQWKKVGEQVGKVRDMFGPKTPLGKRRTTFADAPEHDLAAIEEALVEREPVTVVVSDKGWIRTLKGHVEDLSGLAFKQDDKLGFAFFAETTSKLLLFATNGKFYSLDVAKLPGGRGHGEPIRQFIDLEPEAAPVTLFVNKGGRKFLVASHEGQGFVVNEDDCVGTTKKGKQVLNVDMPNEARTVTEVLGDTVAVIGENRKMLIFPLDQVPEMARGRGVRLQKYKDGGLSDIAVFDAKAGLTWKDSAGREFSATMKELAEWKGSRADAGRLPPKGFPKSNKFGRVIG from the coding sequence ATGGGAAAACGATTGATTCCGCCGGAGGAACCGGCCGAAATTCACGAGGTGCCGCTGCGTGAGGCGCTGGAAGAGCGCTATCTCGCCTATGCGCTGTCCACCATCATGCACCGCGCGCTGCCGGATGCCCGCGACGGCCTGAAGCCGGTACACCGGCGCATCCTCTATGGCATGCGCCTGCTACGGCTTGATCCGGGCACGGCATTCAAGAAGTCCGCCAAAATCGTCGGCGACGTGATGGGCTCGTTCCATCCGCATGGCGACCAGGCGATCTACGACGCCATGGTGCGTCTGGCGCAGGATTTCTCCTCGCGCTACCCGCTGGTCGACGGCCAGGGCAATTTCGGCAATATCGACGGCGATAATCCGGCCGCCTATCGCTACACCGAAGCGCGCATGACCGACGTCGCGCGGCTTCTGCTCGACGGCATCGACGAGGACGGGGTCGAATTCCGCCCCAATTACGACGGCCAGTCGAAAGAGCCGATCGTGCTGCCCGGCGGCTTCCCGAACCTGCTCGCCAACGGTGCGCAGGGTATCGCGGTCGGCATGGCGACCTCGATCCCGCCGCACAACGCGGCCGAGCTCTGCGACGCCGCGCTGCATCTGATCGAGAAGCCCGACGCGAAATCCAGGGCGCTGCTGAAATGGGTCAAGGGTCCGGATTTCCCCACCGGCGGCATCTGCGTCGATTCCAAGCAGGCGATCGCTGAAGCCTACACCACCGGCCGCGGCTCGTTTCGCGTCCGCTCCCGATGGGAGCAGGAAGAGGGCGCGCGCGGCACCTGGGTAGTCGTCGTCACCGAGATTCCCTTTCTGGTGCAGAAGTCGCGGCTGATCGAGAAGATCGCCGAGCTGCTGGACCAGAAGAAGCTGCCGCTGGTCGGCGATATCAGGGACGAATCGGCCGAAGACGTTCGCATCGTGATCGAGCCGAAGTCGAAGAACGTCGATCCCGCGCTGATGATGGAATCGCTGTTCCGGCTGACCGAGCTCGAAAACAAGATTCCGCTGAACCTGAACGTGCTGATCAAGGGCCGCGTCCCCAAGGTGGTGGGACTCGCGGAGTGCCTGCGCGAATGGCTCGACCATCTGCGCGACGTGCTGATCCGTCGCAGCAACTACCGCAAGACGCAAATCGAGAACCGGCTCGAGGTCCTCGGCGGCTATCTGATTGCGTTCCTGAACATCGACGAGGTGATCAGGATCATCCGCACTGAAGACGAACCGAAGCCGGTTCTGATGAAGACATTCAAGCTGACCGAGGTACAGGCCGAGGCCATCCTCGACATGCGGCTGCGTCGCTTGCGCAAGCTCGAAGAGATGGAAATCCGCACCGAAGACAAGAATCTCCGCAACGAGCTCAAGGGCATCAACGCGATCCTCGCCTCCGAACCCGAGCAGTGGAAGAAGGTCGGCGAGCAGGTCGGCAAGGTCCGCGACATGTTCGGACCGAAGACCCCGCTCGGCAAGCGCCGCACCACCTTCGCCGACGCGCCCGAGCACGATCTGGCCGCGATCGAGGAAGCCCTGGTCGAGCGCGAGCCGGTGACGGTTGTCGTCTCCGACAAGGGCTGGATCCGCACCCTCAAGGGCCATGTCGAGGATCTCTCGGGGCTGGCTTTCAAGCAGGACGACAAGCTCGGGTTCGCGTTCTTCGCGGAAACGACCTCGAAGCTGCTGCTGTTCGCCACCAACGGAAAATTCTACTCGCTCGATGTCGCAAAACTTCCGGGCGGCCGCGGTCATGGCGAGCCGATCCGCCAATTCATCGATCTCGAGCCGGAGGCCGCGCCGGTCACGCTGTTCGTCAACAAGGGCGGACGCAAATTCCTGGTCGCGAGCCACGAGGGCCAGGGCTTCGTCGTCAACGAGGACGATTGCGTCGGCACCACCAAGAAGGGCAAGCAGGTCCTCAACGTCGATATGCCGAACGAGGCGCGCACGGTCACCGAGGTGCTCGGCGACACCGTCGCGGTCATCGGCGAGAACCGCAAGATGCTGATCTTCCCGCTCGACCAGGTGCCGGAGATGGCCCGCGGCCGCGGTGTGCGTCTGCAGAAGTACAAGGACGGCGGCCTCTCCGACATTGCCGTGTTCGACGCCAAGGCTGGCCTGACCTGGAAAGACTCCGCGGGCCGCGAATTCTCCGCGACCATGAAGGAGCTCGCCGAGTGGAAAGGCTCCCGCGCCGACGCCGGTCGTCTCCCGCCGAAGGGATTCCCGAAGTCGAACAAGTTCGGCAGGGTGATCGGGTAG
- the recO gene encoding DNA repair protein RecO, whose product MEWTDEGIVLGVRRHGESSAIVELLTRAHGRHLGLVRGGAGSRMRPLLQPGNSLSVVWRARLDEHLGTYAIEGLKLRAATLLGSSHGVYGITHLASIARLLPERDPHENLLALLEHSLDDFDDIGSAAVHVIHFELAMLTELGFGLALENCAVTGETNDLIYVSPKSGGAVSRGAGEPWRDRLLRLPPFLRQGEVQGDLTDEDLQDGFRLTGLFLLRHVLEPRGQSHSDARAGFINALTRQQAKAVMPAP is encoded by the coding sequence ATGGAATGGACCGACGAAGGCATCGTCCTGGGGGTGCGGCGGCATGGCGAGAGCAGCGCCATCGTCGAGCTGCTGACCCGTGCGCACGGCCGCCATCTCGGTCTCGTCCGCGGCGGCGCCGGCTCGCGGATGCGGCCCTTGCTGCAGCCCGGTAACAGCCTCAGCGTGGTATGGCGGGCGCGGCTCGACGAGCATCTCGGCACCTATGCCATTGAGGGCCTCAAGCTGCGGGCGGCGACGCTGCTGGGATCATCCCACGGCGTCTACGGCATCACCCATCTCGCCTCGATCGCGCGGTTGCTGCCGGAACGCGATCCGCACGAAAACCTCCTGGCGCTGCTCGAACATTCGCTCGACGATTTCGACGACATCGGCAGCGCCGCCGTACACGTGATCCATTTCGAGCTGGCGATGCTCACCGAGCTCGGCTTCGGGCTGGCGCTGGAAAACTGCGCGGTGACCGGAGAAACCAACGACCTGATCTACGTCTCGCCCAAATCCGGCGGCGCGGTGTCACGCGGGGCGGGCGAACCGTGGCGCGACCGCCTGTTGCGACTGCCGCCGTTCCTGCGCCAAGGCGAGGTGCAGGGCGACCTCACCGACGAGGATCTCCAGGATGGCTTTCGATTGACCGGCTTGTTCCTGCTGCGCCACGTGCTGGAGCCGCGCGGGCAGAGCCATTCCGACGCGCGGGCAGGCTTCATCAACGCGCTGACGCGACAACAGGCAAAGGCCGTGATGCCCGCGCCATGA
- the era gene encoding GTPase Era has protein sequence MTVEASGEAPTATRCGFVALIGAPNVGKSTLVNALVGAKVTIVSRKVQTTRALIRGIVIENNAQIILVDTPGIFLPKRRLDRAMVSTAWSGAHDADLVCVLLDAKAGIDEEAEAILTKVASVKHEKILVINKVDLVQREKLLALAQAANERMAFAKTFMIAAISGDGVDDLRHTLAEIVPPGPFLYPEDQMSDAPMRQLAAEITREKIFRKLHQELPYQSTVETDKWEERKDKSVRIEQTIFVERESQRKIVLGAGGATIKSIGADSRKEIGEILGVPVHLFLFVKVRENWSDDPDRYREMGLEFPKE, from the coding sequence ATGACGGTTGAAGCAAGCGGCGAGGCGCCCACTGCCACGCGCTGCGGCTTCGTTGCGCTGATCGGCGCGCCGAACGTCGGCAAATCCACGCTGGTCAATGCGCTGGTCGGGGCCAAGGTCACGATCGTCTCGCGCAAGGTGCAGACCACGCGCGCGCTGATCCGCGGCATCGTGATTGAGAACAACGCGCAGATCATCCTGGTCGATACGCCGGGCATCTTCCTGCCCAAGCGCCGGCTCGACCGCGCCATGGTCTCGACCGCCTGGAGCGGCGCGCATGACGCCGACCTCGTCTGCGTGCTGCTGGATGCCAAGGCCGGCATCGACGAGGAAGCCGAGGCGATCCTCACCAAGGTCGCCAGCGTCAAGCACGAGAAGATTTTGGTCATCAACAAGGTCGACCTGGTCCAGCGCGAGAAGCTGCTGGCGCTGGCGCAGGCCGCCAACGAGCGCATGGCCTTCGCAAAGACCTTCATGATCGCGGCGATCTCCGGCGACGGCGTCGACGACCTCAGGCATACACTGGCCGAGATCGTGCCGCCGGGGCCGTTCCTCTATCCCGAAGACCAGATGTCGGACGCGCCGATGCGGCAGCTTGCGGCCGAGATCACGCGCGAGAAGATCTTTCGCAAGCTGCACCAGGAATTGCCCTACCAGTCCACGGTCGAGACCGACAAGTGGGAGGAGCGCAAGGACAAATCGGTGCGCATTGAGCAGACGATTTTCGTCGAGCGCGAAAGCCAGCGCAAGATCGTGCTCGGCGCGGGCGGCGCCACCATCAAGTCGATCGGCGCGGACTCGCGCAAGGAGATCGGCGAGATCCTGGGCGTGCCGGTGCACCTGTTCCTGTTCGTCAAGGTGCGCGAGAACTGGAGCGACGATCCCGATCGCTACCGCGAGATGGGCCTGGAATTTCCCAAAGAATAA
- the rnc gene encoding ribonuclease III — translation MKDEAKDIATLPTEAQAGPDGEAATKTLESKALEIKAPAKKKRVRSSKARSSDANAGLEARIGYSFADPNLLMQGITHVSALKSGRKRGDSYQRLEFLGDHVLGLVVSDMLYHAFPNADEGEMSKRLAELVRKESCADVAKSLGLLDDIKLGSVGPSADARLRKSVLGDICEAVIGAVFLDGGYAAAADFVKRNWTERMHKPRRPLRDPKTVLQEWAQGKGLPTPVYREVERTGPHHDPQFRVAVDLPGLASAEGIGGSKRAAEKVAASVMIEREGVGGGNDG, via the coding sequence ATGAAAGACGAAGCCAAGGACATCGCGACCCTACCGACCGAGGCGCAAGCGGGCCCCGACGGCGAAGCTGCGACCAAGACTCTTGAGAGCAAGGCGCTCGAGATCAAGGCGCCTGCAAAGAAGAAGCGGGTGCGGAGCAGCAAGGCCAGGAGCTCGGATGCGAATGCGGGGCTCGAGGCACGCATCGGCTACAGCTTTGCCGATCCGAATCTCTTGATGCAAGGCATCACGCATGTCTCCGCGCTGAAGTCCGGGCGCAAGCGCGGCGACAGCTATCAGCGGCTGGAATTCCTCGGCGACCACGTGCTCGGGCTCGTCGTCTCCGATATGCTCTATCACGCCTTCCCGAACGCCGATGAAGGCGAGATGTCCAAGCGACTTGCCGAACTGGTACGCAAGGAGAGCTGCGCCGATGTCGCCAAGTCGCTCGGTCTGCTCGACGACATCAAGCTCGGCTCGGTCGGCCCCAGCGCCGACGCGCGCCTCCGCAAGAGCGTGCTCGGCGACATCTGCGAGGCCGTGATCGGCGCCGTTTTCCTCGATGGCGGCTACGCGGCGGCGGCCGACTTCGTCAAGCGCAACTGGACCGAGCGCATGCACAAGCCGCGGCGTCCGTTGCGCGATCCCAAGACAGTTCTTCAGGAATGGGCGCAGGGCAAGGGATTGCCGACGCCCGTTTATCGCGAGGTCGAGCGCACCGGCCCGCATCATGATCCGCAATTCCGCGTGGCGGTCGATCTTCCGGGGCTCGCTTCGGCGGAAGGCATCGGCGGCAGCAAGCGCGCGGCAGAGAAGGTAGCAGCTTCAGTGATGATCGAACGTGAAGGCGTTGGCGGCGGCAATGACGGTTGA
- the lepB gene encoding signal peptidase I, whose protein sequence is MSVTSGTKTESGVGETIRVVIHALLIALVIRTFLFQPFNIPSGSMKATLLVGDYLFVSKYSYGYSHYSIPFSPPLFSGRIWGSDPNRGDIVVFRLPKDDSTDYIKRVIGLPGDRIQMRDGLLYINDTPVERQRMSEFVGEDPCGAEGSGVSRVKRWKETLPNGVSYETLDCADNGYVDNTNVYTVPTGHFFMMGDNRDNSTDSRFLGQVGYVPQENLIGRAQMIFFSIAEGEHAWMFWRWPWAVRWNRFFKIVR, encoded by the coding sequence ATGAGCGTGACTTCAGGAACGAAAACTGAGAGCGGCGTCGGCGAAACGATCCGGGTCGTGATCCACGCTCTCCTGATCGCGCTGGTGATCCGCACCTTCCTGTTCCAGCCGTTCAACATCCCATCCGGCTCGATGAAGGCGACACTGCTGGTCGGCGACTATCTGTTCGTCTCGAAATATTCGTACGGCTACAGTCACTATTCGATCCCGTTCTCGCCGCCGCTGTTCTCGGGGCGGATCTGGGGCTCGGACCCGAACCGAGGCGACATCGTCGTATTCCGCCTGCCGAAGGACGATTCCACCGACTACATCAAGCGCGTGATCGGCCTGCCCGGCGACCGCATCCAGATGCGGGACGGGCTGCTCTACATCAACGACACGCCGGTCGAGCGGCAGCGCATGAGCGAATTTGTCGGCGAGGACCCCTGCGGCGCCGAAGGCAGCGGCGTCTCCCGGGTGAAGCGCTGGAAGGAGACGCTGCCGAATGGCGTGTCCTACGAAACGCTGGACTGCGCCGACAACGGCTACGTCGACAACACCAACGTCTACACCGTGCCGACCGGCCACTTCTTCATGATGGGCGACAACCGGGACAATTCCACCGACAGCCGCTTCCTCGGCCAGGTCGGCTACGTGCCGCAGGAGAATTTGATCGGGCGCGCCCAGATGATCTTCTTCTCGATCGCGGAAGGCGAGCATGCCTGGATGTTCTGGCGCTGGCCGTGGGCGGTGCGCTGGAATCGCTTCTTCAAAATCGTCCGATGA
- the acpS gene encoding holo-ACP synthase, which produces MIIGIGSDLIDITRVGKVIDRHGERFLDRIFTAAERAKAERRAKNEKMVVATYAKRFAAKEACSKALGTGIRRGVWWRDMGVVNLPGGRPTMQLTGGALARLQALTPEGFAAQIDLSITDDWPLAQAFVIISAVPLAKP; this is translated from the coding sequence ATGATCATCGGCATCGGCTCCGATCTGATCGATATCACCCGTGTCGGCAAGGTGATCGACCGCCATGGCGAGCGCTTCCTCGATCGCATCTTCACCGCGGCCGAGCGGGCCAAGGCGGAGCGGCGCGCCAAGAACGAGAAGATGGTGGTCGCGACCTACGCCAAGCGCTTCGCCGCCAAGGAGGCCTGCTCCAAGGCGCTCGGCACCGGCATCAGGCGCGGCGTGTGGTGGCGCGACATGGGTGTGGTCAACCTGCCGGGAGGGCGGCCAACCATGCAATTGACGGGCGGGGCGCTGGCCCGGCTCCAGGCCCTGACGCCGGAGGGGTTCGCGGCGCAGATCGACCTGTCGATCACCGATGACTGGCCGTTGGCACAGGCCTTCGTCATCATTTCCGCCGTGCCGCTGGCCAAACCCTGA
- a CDS encoding pyridoxine 5'-phosphate synthase, which produces MPAPPLRLGVNVDHVATLRNARGGRNPDPVRAALLAIEAGADGITAHLREDRRHIRDEDMARLKAEISKPLNFEMAATDDMMRISLATRPHAVCLVPERRQEVTTEGGLDVVGQHNALAPYIARLNDAGIRVSLFIAADPAQIEMAARLRAPVIEIHTGAWCDAVVDGHTDKAEAEWRRIVAGAKLAKEAGLEVHAGHGLDYATAETIAGLPDIMELNIGYYMIGEALFVGLAETVRSMRAAMDRGRSRA; this is translated from the coding sequence ATGCCTGCACCTCCGCTCCGCCTCGGCGTTAATGTTGACCATGTCGCGACCCTGCGTAACGCGCGCGGCGGCCGCAATCCCGATCCGGTGCGCGCGGCGCTGCTGGCGATCGAGGCCGGTGCCGACGGCATCACCGCCCATTTGCGCGAGGATCGCCGGCACATCCGCGACGAGGACATGGCGCGGCTGAAAGCCGAGATCTCCAAGCCGCTCAATTTCGAGATGGCGGCGACCGACGACATGATGCGCATTTCGCTCGCCACCAGGCCGCACGCGGTGTGCCTCGTGCCGGAGCGGCGCCAGGAGGTGACGACCGAAGGCGGGCTCGACGTCGTCGGCCAGCACAATGCGCTGGCGCCCTATATCGCGCGGCTGAACGATGCCGGCATCCGGGTGTCGCTGTTCATCGCGGCAGATCCCGCCCAGATCGAGATGGCGGCGCGGCTGCGCGCCCCCGTGATCGAGATCCACACCGGCGCCTGGTGCGACGCCGTCGTCGACGGTCACACTGATAAGGCCGAGGCCGAATGGCGGCGGATCGTGGCGGGGGCGAAGCTCGCGAAGGAAGCGGGGCTGGAGGTTCACGCCGGACACGGGCTGGACTATGCGACGGCGGAGACGATCGCAGGCTTGCCGGACATCATGGAGCTCAACATCGGCTATTACATGATCGGCGAAGCCCTGTTCGTGGGTCTCGCCGAGACGGTTCGCAGCATGCGCGCAGCGATGGACCGCGGCCGGAGCCGGGCATGA